The following are encoded in a window of Bdellovibrio svalbardensis genomic DNA:
- the bufB gene encoding MNIO family bufferin maturase has translation MRSQFHSHKVGLGLRPPHYPYLETSPTTEVAWFEAVSENYMDSRGRPLEMLTALRKDYPLALHGVGMNIGSASGVRIEYLNKLRDLIDRVEPFIVSDHICWTATSHQNMHDLLPLPYTQESLECLIENIDFVQNYLRTPLVLENVSTYLSFRANEMTEWEFVAEVSKRSGCGLLLDINNVYVNSYNHGYDPRTYLNAIPLERVAQIHLAGPTDKGTHLFDTHAEDIPDAVWSLFKTLAPKIRHIPVCIERDDNIPDFRELEAEILKAASILEKSNETARSPIFV, from the coding sequence ATGCGATCTCAATTTCATTCTCATAAAGTGGGGCTGGGTTTACGCCCGCCCCACTATCCATATCTAGAAACAAGCCCGACAACTGAAGTCGCTTGGTTTGAAGCAGTTTCAGAAAACTATATGGACTCCAGAGGGCGTCCATTGGAAATGCTCACCGCTCTTCGCAAGGATTATCCCTTGGCTCTTCATGGCGTGGGCATGAACATTGGAAGCGCCTCCGGGGTGCGCATCGAATATTTGAATAAGCTGCGTGATCTCATAGACCGAGTGGAGCCTTTCATTGTTTCTGATCACATTTGTTGGACCGCCACCTCCCACCAAAACATGCATGACCTATTGCCCCTCCCTTATACGCAAGAAAGTCTGGAATGCCTGATTGAAAATATTGATTTTGTTCAGAACTATTTGCGAACACCTTTGGTTCTGGAAAACGTTTCCACCTACTTAAGCTTCCGCGCCAATGAAATGACTGAGTGGGAGTTTGTCGCTGAAGTATCTAAACGCTCCGGCTGTGGGCTTCTGCTGGATATTAACAATGTCTATGTTAACTCCTACAATCACGGTTATGATCCCCGAACTTACCTGAATGCAATTCCACTCGAGCGCGTGGCACAGATTCATTTGGCCGGCCCCACAGATAAAGGCACCCATCTGTTTGATACACATGCCGAAGATATTCCGGATGCGGTTTGGAGTCTGTTTAAAACACTTGCGCCAAAGATCCGCCATATTCCTGTGTGTATTGAACGCGATGACAACATCCCTGACTTCCGCGAACTTGAAGCTGAAATTCTCAAAGCCGCGTCTATTTTGGAGAAATCAAATGAAACTGCAAGAAGTCCAATCTTTGTTTAA
- the bufA2 gene encoding BufA2 family periplasmic bufferin-type metallophore has translation MTKGTFTKAAISGLLAAGALSVSLQAHGADSQKPDAATAEGECHGVNSCKGKGDCGGKGHGCAGKNSCKGKGWLRMTKEKCEAAHGKFKADKGA, from the coding sequence ATGACAAAAGGTACTTTTACAAAAGCAGCAATCAGCGGTCTTCTGGCTGCGGGAGCCTTGAGTGTCAGTTTACAAGCACACGGAGCAGACTCGCAGAAACCGGATGCCGCCACCGCCGAGGGCGAATGCCATGGAGTGAATTCTTGCAAAGGCAAAGGTGACTGTGGCGGAAAAGGCCATGGCTGCGCGGGAAAAAACTCCTGCAAAGGCAAAGGTTGGCTCCGAATGACTAAAGAAAAATGCGAAGCGGCTCACGGGAAATTCAAAGCAGACAAAGGTGCCTAA
- a CDS encoding YceI family protein, translated as MRLLLPALLVSLATSTAFAEKFSLDISHTGIQFTVPHLVVSKVKGRFDKFEGTFDFDEKTQKLDNISIEIAADSINTNEKDRDKDLRGPNFLDVTKFPKLTFKSTKTIYDHAKPEKVEGLLTIHGVTKPVTLKVEYKGAVTDPWGNRRVAFEAETKIDRRNFGLVWNKAIEAGGFVVGDEVKISIDGEAMVAKAK; from the coding sequence ATGCGCCTTCTTCTTCCGGCATTACTAGTTTCATTGGCCACGAGCACTGCCTTCGCAGAAAAATTCTCTTTGGATATCTCCCATACGGGAATACAGTTCACGGTGCCTCATTTGGTTGTCTCTAAAGTAAAAGGTCGCTTTGACAAGTTTGAGGGCACCTTCGACTTCGACGAGAAAACTCAAAAGCTCGATAATATTTCTATCGAAATCGCAGCGGACTCCATCAATACCAACGAGAAGGATCGCGACAAAGATTTACGCGGACCTAATTTCCTGGACGTCACAAAATTTCCAAAACTGACATTTAAAAGTACTAAAACAATTTACGACCACGCCAAGCCTGAAAAAGTGGAAGGTCTTTTAACCATTCACGGAGTCACAAAACCTGTGACCCTTAAAGTGGAATACAAAGGGGCTGTTACGGATCCATGGGGCAATCGTCGTGTCGCGTTCGAAGCTGAGACAAAAATAGACAGAAGAAATTTTGGACTTGTTTGGAACAAAGCGATTGAAGCCGGTGGTTTTGTCGTTGGTGACGAAGTGAAAATCAGTATTGATGGTGAAGCGATGGTGGCAAAAGCAAAGTAG
- a CDS encoding outer membrane beta-barrel domain-containing protein: MSINHFRIIICGLALLWSVASSAQDANSDPEQKDIDFVEKLLETKSVEFKNAPPSHAAPAQKKQKAEYSTVQSESFYSDLATIQKNYMPKTERVQLSGGLTLLPSDVFYRTLGLNIKTSYHFNETWGVEAFGYVFTSQARDEVSKLESVQKLSVKSLVSLTSFYGLNLYFNSIYGKTSFLNNRIIPFEVYQTLGVGKVRTQSSEEVSSIQVGIGDIFSLSRSSALRVDLNWAFYNAHNYLGEEQASNSLFLTVSYGRFFPEPSYR; the protein is encoded by the coding sequence ATGAGCATCAATCATTTTAGAATTATCATCTGTGGTCTTGCGTTGTTATGGAGTGTTGCTTCTTCTGCGCAAGATGCGAACTCTGATCCCGAGCAAAAAGATATCGACTTTGTTGAGAAGTTGCTCGAAACGAAATCGGTCGAATTTAAAAATGCTCCGCCGTCACATGCAGCACCGGCTCAGAAAAAGCAGAAGGCTGAGTACTCGACAGTCCAGTCGGAGTCTTTCTATTCAGATTTAGCGACGATTCAGAAAAACTATATGCCCAAAACTGAACGAGTTCAGTTGAGTGGCGGTCTGACACTTCTTCCGTCAGACGTTTTTTATCGCACCCTGGGTTTGAACATTAAAACCAGTTACCACTTTAATGAAACCTGGGGAGTAGAAGCTTTTGGATATGTTTTCACGTCGCAGGCACGTGATGAAGTCAGCAAACTGGAATCTGTTCAAAAGCTTTCAGTCAAAAGTCTAGTTTCCTTAACCAGCTTTTATGGATTGAATCTCTATTTCAACTCTATCTATGGAAAAACATCCTTCCTGAACAACCGAATCATTCCTTTCGAGGTCTATCAAACATTGGGTGTCGGCAAAGTCCGCACGCAAAGCTCAGAGGAAGTCTCTAGCATCCAAGTGGGAATCGGTGACATCTTCTCTTTATCCAGGTCATCTGCATTACGAGTGGATTTGAATTGGGCCTTCTATAATGCCCATAATTATTTGGGGGAGGAGCAAGCCTCCAATTCACTATTTTTGACCGTGAGTTACGGTCGCTTCTTCCCGGAGCCTTCATACCGATGA
- a CDS encoding tetratricopeptide repeat protein, whose protein sequence is MKKTLTFIAASFLGLNFAFGASPTALGLAGQSLRKQEYRKASNQLYKIVFSSDADANTKMQARYYLGVALMKLKLYQTAAFPLIINARVASPKIAQRSFEKLVLISDNLNDSGLLDYTLKKLDANDLGEIAKELYYNRMGQALMREGKYAEAVTYLQKSLQIKPDNDETLYTLALVYLKENKATEALPHLQKLYDKYFSLPSTNVKRGSAAMAMARGYYQAKRWEDAVNTYREIPKDHALYREAQMELAWSLFRMAKFRSAMSAIQTLHTPFYENFYDPESLTLRSIILLFACQNSEAEKALISFRKNYSSAFTTLSDINNSDQKPEYFFSQIEESQKYLKALKNGTKPTYSGQVPFFIVRASMEEPSLKNKLSYFDRIQQEKNRLAKVFNQPEDAALRKYALKILNSRQKNVSAEAGTVLRNSLIAKSKELALLDGDLDLIGYEVLNAQKKEARADYIRTVNNSEGSQINADDTRDFYVKNGYRYWPFEGEYWRDEIGNYQYLGVNRCDKE, encoded by the coding sequence ATGAAAAAAACTCTTACTTTCATTGCAGCATCTTTTCTGGGTCTCAACTTCGCCTTTGGAGCTTCACCGACTGCGTTGGGGTTAGCGGGGCAATCTCTGCGAAAACAGGAATACCGGAAGGCAAGTAATCAGCTCTATAAGATTGTTTTTTCTTCTGATGCTGATGCCAACACTAAAATGCAGGCGCGTTATTATCTTGGTGTTGCTCTGATGAAGCTTAAGCTATATCAAACGGCGGCCTTTCCTTTGATTATCAATGCAAGAGTGGCTTCGCCGAAAATCGCGCAGCGGTCCTTTGAGAAACTGGTTTTAATTTCAGATAATCTCAATGACTCGGGTCTTCTCGATTACACCTTAAAGAAACTTGATGCCAATGATTTGGGCGAAATTGCCAAAGAGCTCTATTACAACCGCATGGGACAGGCTCTGATGCGTGAGGGAAAATACGCAGAGGCAGTCACCTATCTGCAGAAGTCTTTGCAAATCAAACCCGATAATGATGAGACTCTCTATACTCTGGCATTGGTTTATCTAAAAGAGAACAAGGCCACGGAAGCCTTGCCACACCTGCAGAAGCTTTATGATAAATATTTTTCTCTTCCCTCAACCAACGTGAAGCGGGGGTCTGCGGCGATGGCCATGGCCCGCGGATATTATCAAGCGAAACGCTGGGAAGATGCGGTAAATACTTACCGTGAAATTCCCAAGGATCATGCGCTTTACCGGGAAGCTCAGATGGAACTGGCTTGGTCCCTGTTTAGAATGGCCAAATTCCGAAGTGCTATGAGTGCTATTCAAACCCTGCACACTCCGTTTTACGAAAACTTCTATGATCCGGAATCTTTGACTTTGCGAAGTATTATTCTGCTTTTTGCATGTCAGAACTCGGAAGCGGAAAAAGCTTTGATCAGCTTCCGAAAAAACTATTCTTCCGCGTTCACGACACTGTCGGACATCAACAACTCCGATCAGAAGCCTGAGTACTTCTTCAGTCAAATCGAGGAGTCTCAGAAATATTTGAAGGCTCTGAAAAATGGTACAAAGCCAACTTATAGCGGCCAGGTTCCATTCTTTATCGTCAGGGCTTCGATGGAAGAACCGTCATTGAAAAATAAACTGTCCTATTTTGATCGAATTCAGCAGGAAAAAAATCGACTCGCTAAAGTGTTCAATCAACCGGAAGACGCGGCTCTTCGAAAGTACGCCTTGAAAATTTTGAACTCGCGACAAAAGAATGTTTCTGCTGAGGCGGGGACTGTCTTAAGAAACTCTCTGATTGCCAAAAGCAAAGAGCTTGCCCTGCTTGACGGCGACTTGGATTTGATCGGCTATGAAGTTCTGAATGCTCAGAAGAAAGAAGCACGGGCCGATTATATCAGAACTGTGAACAACTCAGAAGGCAGTCAAATCAATGCCGATGATACCCGAGACTTCTATGTGAAGAATGGTTATCGCTACTGGCCTTTTGAAGGTGAGTACTGGAGAGATGAAATCGGCAACTATCAATATCTTGGGGTAAATCGCTGTGACAAAGAATAG
- a CDS encoding outer membrane beta-barrel domain-containing protein, with amino-acid sequence MISKATKILLVLALNLFALSSQATVIQFDADELPTESVVPILDSNMAVKNKAIPLAGRLEVGLFTASVIDEMFFNNSLWGFEAFYSFSEDKAWGLKYADRMSGLSSYSDQFQSTSAKPSFSKAPAPSSILTASYRWTFLYGKMSLSKSMVLPTMFATEVDAGANKVGGQSLPYTSFGITHKLFFKKHVGVGLSYRLLLYQTLDPVSVDLGSAAPTPSESDFSKKIQLSQSLDIALSYLF; translated from the coding sequence ATGATTTCAAAGGCAACTAAGATCCTCCTAGTGCTCGCTCTGAATTTATTTGCACTGAGCAGTCAGGCGACTGTTATACAATTTGATGCAGACGAATTGCCGACGGAGTCCGTGGTCCCAATACTTGACAGCAATATGGCAGTAAAGAACAAGGCCATTCCTCTTGCGGGACGATTGGAAGTGGGGCTCTTTACAGCCTCTGTCATCGATGAGATGTTTTTTAATAACAGTCTTTGGGGTTTTGAAGCCTTTTACTCATTTTCTGAAGACAAAGCCTGGGGCTTGAAATACGCCGATCGCATGTCTGGACTAAGCAGTTATTCGGATCAGTTTCAAAGCACTTCAGCAAAGCCGAGTTTTTCAAAAGCTCCGGCTCCGAGTTCAATTTTGACAGCGTCTTATCGTTGGACGTTTCTTTATGGGAAAATGAGTCTTTCCAAAAGCATGGTTCTGCCAACGATGTTTGCGACAGAAGTAGATGCGGGTGCGAATAAGGTCGGAGGTCAGTCTTTGCCTTATACATCTTTTGGAATCACCCATAAGTTGTTTTTTAAGAAACATGTTGGTGTCGGTTTGTCATACAGACTGCTTTTGTATCAAACTTTGGATCCTGTTTCAGTGGATTTGGGAAGTGCAGCACCGACGCCAAGTGAGTCAGATTTCTCCAAGAAGATCCAATTGAGCCAAAGCTTGGATATCGCACTGTCTTATTTGTTTTAA
- a CDS encoding S8 family peptidase: MNKVALYVATALLSFGLSAPAQHSAQHKTQDLLIKLAPGFTEVEFQGAKVEKITDSWVRVLAPKNFSLHNFTKNPAVEFVQPNYKISLMDDYQIQDSLRRAALAKMIRRNPQPTALAAADNPAIPDAPQATTGADPLFPKQWGMLNIGIEEAWKVTKGNPDFIVAVIDTGVDYTHEDLLPNIWRNTKEIPNNGIDDDNNGYIDDVIGWDFAANDNKPYDLAMDPLDILFKGGNPGHGTHCAGNVAARGDNGKGISGVAPNVKIMPLRFITEKGQGTTADAIKAIKYAVDNGAKVLSNSWGSEGEDPAEGQENQALRDAVQYAKDHDVLFVAAAGNGHQGKGYSNDTDPKPSYPATYPHDNIVSVAAIDVRDNLGSFSNWGVKTVHIAAPGVAVYSTMVGNKYSDIVIDKFGFKATWDGTSMACPHVAGAAALYWSAHPEKTYADVKAALIGSAKKLPNLSDKTVSGGKLDVEALLKF, encoded by the coding sequence ATGAACAAAGTGGCCCTGTACGTCGCAACTGCCCTTCTCTCGTTCGGTTTGTCAGCCCCAGCGCAACATTCAGCACAGCATAAAACCCAAGATTTGCTTATTAAGTTGGCACCTGGGTTTACGGAAGTTGAATTTCAAGGCGCTAAAGTCGAAAAGATCACTGATTCCTGGGTTCGAGTGCTCGCCCCTAAGAATTTCAGCCTGCATAATTTCACAAAAAATCCTGCTGTTGAGTTTGTTCAACCCAACTATAAAATCTCCTTGATGGATGATTATCAAATTCAAGACTCACTTCGTCGTGCAGCTTTGGCGAAAATGATTCGCAGAAATCCTCAGCCAACAGCTCTCGCTGCTGCAGACAACCCTGCCATCCCTGACGCTCCGCAAGCAACAACTGGTGCGGATCCTCTCTTCCCAAAACAATGGGGCATGCTGAACATTGGAATTGAGGAAGCTTGGAAGGTGACCAAGGGCAATCCCGACTTCATCGTGGCGGTCATCGATACGGGTGTCGATTATACTCACGAAGATCTTCTTCCAAATATCTGGAGAAATACTAAAGAGATTCCAAACAACGGCATTGACGATGATAACAACGGCTACATCGACGATGTGATCGGATGGGACTTCGCTGCCAATGACAACAAGCCTTATGACCTTGCGATGGATCCTTTGGATATCTTATTCAAAGGCGGCAACCCAGGCCATGGCACCCATTGCGCTGGAAACGTTGCCGCTCGCGGCGACAACGGCAAAGGTATCTCTGGCGTTGCACCAAACGTAAAGATCATGCCTCTTCGCTTCATCACAGAGAAAGGCCAAGGCACCACAGCTGATGCAATTAAAGCTATTAAGTATGCTGTGGATAATGGCGCCAAGGTTTTGAGCAACTCTTGGGGTTCTGAAGGGGAAGACCCTGCTGAAGGCCAAGAGAACCAAGCTTTGCGTGATGCTGTTCAATACGCAAAAGATCACGATGTTCTTTTCGTGGCAGCGGCTGGCAACGGCCATCAAGGCAAAGGCTACAGCAATGACACTGATCCTAAGCCTTCTTACCCTGCAACCTATCCGCACGATAACATCGTCTCCGTAGCGGCTATTGATGTGCGCGACAACTTGGGTTCATTCTCCAACTGGGGCGTGAAGACTGTGCATATCGCGGCTCCTGGTGTTGCTGTTTACTCAACAATGGTGGGTAATAAGTATTCTGACATCGTGATTGATAAATTCGGCTTTAAAGCGACCTGGGATGGCACTTCTATGGCGTGCCCGCATGTTGCTGGCGCTGCCGCTCTTTACTGGTCAGCCCATCCAGAGAAGACCTATGCGGATGTGAAAGCGGCCCTTATCGGTTCCGCGAAGAAACTTCCAAATCTCTCTGACAAAACAGTTTCCGGCGGGAAGCTCGATGTGGAAGCTTTACTGAAGTTCTAA